In Cydia pomonella isolate Wapato2018A chromosome 1, ilCydPomo1, whole genome shotgun sequence, one genomic interval encodes:
- the LOC133521160 gene encoding ATP-dependent RNA helicase bel isoform X2 yields the protein MSNVTNQNGTGLEQQLAGLDLQPSAPKSAGRYIPPHLRRQLQANTSQGRDQGYQNGESDRFSENDRWGSGSGGRGGSSSGGRERGMERDVRRDEDFNEPPQPRNDRWKEPEPRSEDRGNSRWASDDVRRSSSRRDENDWTVPLPRDERQELELFGTGNTGINFSKYEDIPVEASGDRVPDFITSFEDVNLTEIMRSNISLARYDKPTPVQKYAIPIVLGHRDVMACAQTGSGKTAAFLVPILNQMYEAGPVKHMGPYNRRKQYPLGLVLAPTRELATQIFDEARKFAYRSRVRPCVVYGGSPIHEQFRELERGCHLLVATPGRLVDMLARGRVALDHCRHLVLDEADRMLDMGFEPQIRKIVECHTMPKTGERQTLMFSATFPKQIQVLAQDFLSNYVFLAVGRVGSTSENITQKVVWVEESQKRSFLLDLLNASNLLKRSRPEEDQLTLVFVETKKGADQLEEYLDSDGYPVTSIHGDRTQREREEALRRFRSGQTPILVATAVAARGLDIPHVRHVINFDLPSDVEEYVHRIGRTGRMGNLGVATSFFNDSNRGLARDLVELLVEAKQDVPNWLTSTAADGRLGSSGRRAGSRSGGGRFSSAGGSGFGARDFRTQSRQPPRSAGASSIGSGFGYGGGGGSYGGNYGGSYGGGGAGGGSGGPDWWDS from the exons GTCGTGATCAGGGATATCAAAATGGCGAGTCAGATCGCTTTAGTGAGAACGACAGATGGGGCTCCGGCTCCGGCGGGCGCGGAGGCAGCTCGAGCGGCGGGCGCGAGCGCGGCATGGAGCGCGACGTGCGCCGCGACGAGGACTTCAACGAGCCGCCGCAGCCGCGCAACGACCGTTGGAAGGAGCCGGAGCCGCGCTCGGAAGACCGCGGCAATTCGCGCTGGGCCTCGGACGATGTCCGCCGTTCGAGCTCTCGCAGGGATGAG AATGACTGGACGGTCCCGCTACCTCGCGACGAGCGGCAGGAGTTGGAGCTGTTTGGCACGGGCAATACCGGGATCAACTTCTCCAAGTATGAGGACATCCCGGTCGAGGCCAGCGGTGACCGCGTGCCGGATTTCATTACTAGC TTCGAGGATGTTAACCTGACGGAAATCATGCGGTCGAACATAAGCCTCGCTCGCTACGACAAGCCGACGCCGGTGCAGAAGTACGCGATCCCGATCGTGCTCGGGCACCGGGACGTGATGGCCTGCGCGCAGACCGGCTCCGGCAAGACGGCCGCCTTCCTCGTGCCCATACTCAACCAGATGTACGAGGCGGGCCCGGTCAAGCATATGGG ACCTTACAATCGACGCAAGCAATACCCGCTGGGCCTGGTGCTGGCGCCCACTCGAGAGCTTGCTACTCAGATTTTCGATGAAGCACGGAAATTCGCCTACCGCTCCCGTGTGCGCCCTTGTGTGGT GTACGGTGGGTCACCGATCCACGAACAGTTCCGCGAGCTCGAGCGCGGTTGCCACTTGCTGGTGGCGACGCCGGGCCGCCTGGTGGACATGTTGGCGCGCGGCCGCGTCGCTCTCGACCACTGCCGCCATCTTGTACTCGACGAGGCCGATCGCATGTTGGACATGGGCTTCGAGCCCCAGATCCGCAAGATCGTCGAGTGCCACACCATGCCGAAGACTGGCGAGCGCCAGACTCTCATGTTCTCCGCCACCTTCCCCAAGCAGATACAAGTGCTGGCGCAGGACTTCTTGAGCAACTACGTCTTCTTAGCGGTGGGACGAGTCGGTTCCACTTCTGAGAACATTACCCAGAAG GTGGTCTGGGTGGAAGAGTCACAAAAGCGCTCGTTCTTACTGGACTTGCTGAACGCTTCTAACTTGCTGAAACGTTCCCGCCCCGAGGAGGATCAACTTACCCTGGTGTTTGTTGAAACTAAGAAAg GAGCGGATCAACTGGAGGAATACTTGGACAGCGACGGGTACCCGGTGACGTCGATCCACGGCGACCGCACGCAGCGCGAGCGCGAGGAGGCGCTGCGCCGCTTCCGCTCCGGGCAGACGCCCATCCTCGTCGCCACCGCCGTGGCTGCTAGAG GTCTCGACATACCTCACGTTCGTCACGTGATCAACTTCGACTTGCCGTCCGACGTGGAGGAGTACGTGCACCGCATCGGGCGTACCGGACGCATGGGCAACCTGGGCGTGGCCACGTCCTTCTTCAACGACTCCAACCGCGGCCTGGCCCGCGACCTCGTCGAGCTGTTGGTGGAGGCCAAGCAGGATGTACCCAA TTGGCTAACGAGCACCGCAGCCGACGGGCGCCTGGGCAGCAGCGGACGCCGCGCTGGCAGCCGCTCGGGCGGCGGCCGCTTCAGCAGCGCCGGCGGCAGCGGCTTCGGAGCCCGCGACTTCCGTACACAATCGCGCCAGCCGCCGAGGAGCGCTGGAGCCTCCTCTATCGGTTCTG GTTTTGGATATGGAGGCGGCGGCGGTTCATACGGCGGCAACTACGGCGGGTCgtacggcggcggcggcgccggcggcggcagcggcggcccCGACTGGTGGGACTCATAA